A region of the Candidatus Eisenbacteria bacterium genome:
ATCCCCTGCGCACGCAGGATGCCGCGCCCCGGATCGCCGCCGACGCGCTCCTCGACCTTGATCACCTCGGCGCCGAGGTCGCCGAGCATGACGGAGCACACCGGCCCCTGCTGCCAGATCGTCCAGTCGATCACGCGGATCCCGTCGAGCGGCATCGTCATGACGCCCCACTCGCACAGGGCGCGGCGGCGCGGCAAGCGGCGTTTTCACCGTCACGGCAGGCGTGCTAGTGGGCGCGCGCCATGCGAGTGCTGCTAACGGGCGGGACGGGGTTCATCGGCGATCCGGTGGCGCGGGCGCTGCGCGGCGCCGGGCACGACGTGACGATCGTCAGCCGCCAACCCGGCTACGTTCCCGCCAAGGCGATCGCGTGGGACGGAGTGCGGGCCGCGATGGCCGAGACCGACGCGATCGTGAACCTGGCCGGCGAGCCGATCGCCGACGGCCGATGGACGGCGCCGCGCAAGGCCGCGATCACGGCGAGCCGCGTCGAGGGCACGCGCGCGATCGTCGACGCCATCGCCGAGTCGCCGAAGCGTCCGCAGGTGCTCGTGAGCGCGTCGGCGATCGGCTTCTACGGCCCGCGCGGCGACGAGGAGCTGGACGAGACGGCGACCGCGGGCGAGGGCTTCCTCGCCTCGGTGTGCCGGCAGTGGGAAGCCGCGGCCTGGCGCGCGAAGGACTTCGACGTCCGCGTCGTCGCCCTTCGCATCGGCGTCGTCCTCGGACCCGGCGGGGGCGCGCTCGGCCGCATGGTGATCCCGTTTCGCGCCTGTCTCGGGGGCCGCCTCGGGAACGGCAAGCAGTGGATGAGCTGGATCCACCGCGACGACGTGGTCGGGCTCGTGCTGGCCGCGCTGGGCGACGCCGCCTACACGGGGCCCGTGAACGCGACCGCCCCGTCGCCCGTCCGCAATCGCGACTTCACGACGGCGCTCGCGCATGCCGTCCATCGGCCCGCGATCTTCCCCGTTCCAGGTATCGCGCTCCGGCTGGCGCTCGGCGAGATGGCAGAGATGCTCCTCACGGGGCAGCGCGTGGTCCCGAAGGCTGCGACCGCGGCCGGATACGCCTGGAAGCACCCCGACCTCGCGGGAGCGATCGCCGCCTCGATCGAATAGCTCCTCGCGTCAGTACCGCCGGCGGCGCGTCGGGCCGAGGAGCGCACCCATGATGCCGCGGGTGATGGCGCCCGCGACCGTCACCGCGACGGTCTTGGTGACGCGCGAGTTCAGCACCTTCTCGAGCGTGCTCGGCTCCTCGCGGACGGCGCCGCGACCGCCCGGGGCGGGCGCGCCCGCTCCGGCATCACCCGCCGCCGCAGCTCCCGCAAGCTTCTCCTCGGCGCTTTCGCGATCGACGGCCTGCGAGTACTTCTTCACCTGCGCCGACGAGCCGATGCGCTGGCCCATCTCGGCGTCGGTGAGCGGTCCCATGCGCGAGGCGGGCGGCACGATCCGGGTCGCGAACGGCGGCGTCGGCGTCCCGTTCGGCGAGAGCACGGTCACGAGCGCTTCGCCCGTTCCGAGCGACGTCAGCGTCTGCTCGATGTCGTAGAAGGGTGTCTTCGGGAACGTCCGCGCCGCCGCCTTGAGCGCCTTCTCGTCGTCGGCGGTGAAGGCGCGCAGCGCGTGCTGCACGCGGTTGCCGAGCTGTCCCAGGATGTCGGGCGGGATGTCCTTCGGGCTCTGCGTCACGAAGAAGATGCCGACGCCCTTCGAGCGGACCAGACGGACGACCTGCTCGACCTGGGTCAGGAACTCCTTGCTCGCGCCGTCGAACAGGAGATGCGCCTCGTCGAAGAAGAAGACGAGCTTCGGCTTGTCGGCATCGCCGACCTCGGGGAGCATGTTGTAGAGGCGCGCGAGCATCCACATGAGGAACGTCGACCACAGCGCGGGCTTGTCCTGCACGTCGGTCAGCTCGAGCACCGACACGAGGCCGCGTCCGTCGCGCTCGGTCTGCATGAGGTCGTGGAGGTCGAATTCGGGCTCGCCGAAGAACGCCTGTGCGCCCTGCTGCTCGAGCTCCACCATCTCGCGCAGCAGGACGCCGACCGTCTGCTTCGACATGCCGCCGTAGTCCTTGAGATCGGCGGCGCCGGGACCGGAGAGATGCTGCAGCACGGCGCGCAGATCGCCGAAGTCGAAGAGCTCCAGGTGGCGGTCGTCGGCGTACTTGAAGACGAGCGTCAGGACGCTCGTCTGGGTGTCGTTGAGGCTCAGCACCTTCGAGAGCAGGAGTGGTCCGAACGACGACACGGTCGCACGGAGCTGGGCGCCACGCTTGCCGGTGAGCGACAGGAACTCGACCGGGAACCCGCTCGGGTGCCACGCGTAGCCCGTCTCCTTCGCGCGCTGCTGGACGCGGTCGTTCGCCTCGCCGGGGACGGCGATGCCCGAGACGTCGCCCTTCACGTCGGCGAGGAACACCGACACGCCGGCCTGCGAGAGCTGCTCGGCCACGAGCTGGAGCGTCTTCGTCTTGCCGGTGCCGGTCGCGCCAGCGACGAGCCCGTGGCGGTTCATGAGCGCCAGCGGGATGCGAACGAGCGGCTCAGGACTGCATGCGCCGTCGTGCACCGGCGCCCCGAGGGTGACGGATGCGGCTTGTCCGCCGAACGCCTGGCGCGCCGCTGCTACGACCTTGTCGTCCATGTCGCGCGCTTACTCGGGGGTGGCGGGGCCGTCAACATCTCTGGTAAGCC
Encoded here:
- a CDS encoding TIGR01777 family oxidoreductase, with the translated sequence MRVLLTGGTGFIGDPVARALRGAGHDVTIVSRQPGYVPAKAIAWDGVRAAMAETDAIVNLAGEPIADGRWTAPRKAAITASRVEGTRAIVDAIAESPKRPQVLVSASAIGFYGPRGDEELDETATAGEGFLASVCRQWEAAAWRAKDFDVRVVALRIGVVLGPGGGALGRMVIPFRACLGGRLGNGKQWMSWIHRDDVVGLVLAALGDAAYTGPVNATAPSPVRNRDFTTALAHAVHRPAIFPVPGIALRLALGEMAEMLLTGQRVVPKAATAAGYAWKHPDLAGAIAASIE
- a CDS encoding helicase HerA-like domain-containing protein — translated: MDDKVVAAARQAFGGQAASVTLGAPVHDGACSPEPLVRIPLALMNRHGLVAGATGTGKTKTLQLVAEQLSQAGVSVFLADVKGDVSGIAVPGEANDRVQQRAKETGYAWHPSGFPVEFLSLTGKRGAQLRATVSSFGPLLLSKVLSLNDTQTSVLTLVFKYADDRHLELFDFGDLRAVLQHLSGPGAADLKDYGGMSKQTVGVLLREMVELEQQGAQAFFGEPEFDLHDLMQTERDGRGLVSVLELTDVQDKPALWSTFLMWMLARLYNMLPEVGDADKPKLVFFFDEAHLLFDGASKEFLTQVEQVVRLVRSKGVGIFFVTQSPKDIPPDILGQLGNRVQHALRAFTADDEKALKAAARTFPKTPFYDIEQTLTSLGTGEALVTVLSPNGTPTPPFATRIVPPASRMGPLTDAEMGQRIGSSAQVKKYSQAVDRESAEEKLAGAAAAGDAGAGAPAPGGRGAVREEPSTLEKVLNSRVTKTVAVTVAGAITRGIMGALLGPTRRRRY